GATCGGAAGCACCGGCATCACGGATCCGAGGCTTCAAACGATCCAGAGGCTCCCAGAGTTAATCCACATTGGATCGAAGACGGCGAGAAGAAAAACCTCGAGTATCTGAGAGAAAAAGATGGAAGAAGCGGTAAGCCGAGTCTTAATGTTCAATCTGAGGATGGGCAGGATGGGAAGACAGAAACGAAAAGCGGTGGGAATGGTGATTTTGAGGATGCATCGGGTGAATATCGAAAGAGAAAGGTCGAGGACTTGAAGACTGAAATTGAGGATAAACCTAACCGAAAAGTAGAGATGGATGTGGAATCAAGTGATAAAGATAAGAGCGTTGTAGCAGttgagaaaaaaggaaaaaagcaCAAGAAAAAGAGCGAGGATAGACACGCTAAGATTGAAGATGATGAACATGAGGCTGGAGCCAGGCGAAGTTACAGTAAATCGCGAAATAGCGATAATAATGGCGAAATTGAAGCTTCTGGGAAGTTCGTCGAGAACAGTATCGCAAGCGGGAAAGATAGAAAGAAGCACGAGGACAAGAAGAGTTTGGGTGACGATAAGGATCAAGTAAAGAGTGAAGGTCAGAGAAGAAGAGACGCCGAGGAGGAAAAGAGCACAAACAAGGATAATGATGATGGAACAGAGTCGaccaagaagaaaaggaagaagaagaagaagaagaacagggaagaagaagatgacgaTTTTCAGAACAACAGTGGAGGAGCTATGGTGA
The Cucurbita pepo subsp. pepo cultivar mu-cu-16 chromosome LG16, ASM280686v2, whole genome shotgun sequence genome window above contains:
- the LOC111776833 gene encoding DNA topoisomerase 1-like, with the translated sequence MKTVTGSIVSSKPISISKAASTLSSFLSVDNGASKAICAYLRRASASFNELKQLHKELKSSRSDRKHRHHGSEASNDPEAPRVNPHWIEDGEKKNLEYLREKDGRSGKPSLNVQSEDGQDGKTETKSGGNGDFEDASGEYRKRKVEDLKTEIEDKPNRKVEMDVESSDKDKSVVAVEKKGKKHKKKSEDRHAKIEDDEHEAGARRSYSKSRNSDNNGEIEASGKFVENSIASGKDRKKHEDKKSLGDDKDQVKSEGQRRRDAEEEKSTNKDNDDGTESTKKKRKKKKKKNREEEDDDFQNNSGGAMVKEEIPVSDDKELKRKEKKKRKNRGLEEGGDDGSEEQQRTKRRKGNL